DNA sequence from the Suttonella indologenes genome:
TCAGCACCACATAAAAATCCGCTTCGCGGCGCGTAATCATCAAATCATCTTCCACGCCGCCTTGCTCATTCAGCAGGAAGGAATACATCTGCTGCCCAAGCGCCTTATCCGCCGTATCCACAGGAAACACCGACTCCAATTCCGCCGCGCTGACCTTCAGCAAGACCTGCCCCATATGCGAAACATCAAACACACCCGCCTGCGCGCGCGTATGCAAATGCTCCTGCAAAATCCCGCCGCCATACTGCACAGGCATGGCATATCCTGCAAAATCCACCATTTTTGCGCCTAAGCGCACATGTTGATCATATAAAGCCGTGTGTAAACTATCGCTCATCTTACGCTCCTGCAAATCAAAAACTTAGCATATCATGCTGAAGCAATTTTTAACTGAAAAAATTTGATATTTTCTATTTACGCTTTTAAAATAGCGCGGCTTTTTATTAATACACAGGAAAAAATGTCTAAAGAAGAAAATATTGAAATGACAGGTACCGTCATTGAAACCCTACCCAACACCATGTTTCGCGTTGAATTGGAAAACGGACACCAAATCAATGCCCACATCTCCGGCCGCATGCGCAAACACTATATCCGCATCCTCACCGGCGATAAGGTCAAAGTCGAAATGACGCCTTACGACCTCAGCAAAGGACGCATTATTTTCCGTGAAAAATAATCCCAAAGCCGCCCAAGGCGGCTTTTTTTCCAAAATAAGAAAACATACCACCGCAAAAAGAAGACATTATTATGATAGATCTCTCCCTCC
Encoded proteins:
- the infA gene encoding translation initiation factor IF-1, with protein sequence MSKEENIEMTGTVIETLPNTMFRVELENGHQINAHISGRMRKHYIRILTGDKVKVEMTPYDLSKGRIIFREK